In one Magallana gigas chromosome 7, xbMagGiga1.1, whole genome shotgun sequence genomic region, the following are encoded:
- the LOC105328839 gene encoding uncharacterized protein, which translates to MDGDHQDFSMEVDLESSIIQPIQPVKVRLANYSRQSSPSPLRLTTKAQPLPTTRQDSQSPCRTLRDGESVPHTQRRSPKRSTAPKLHRRHQSAPYLINAPTKMRRMSPSKPMSTVSNQFCQLPTQYVTRSSIQQPSPLTLMNLQQESKYLTRSQVKIWKQKSSCPYHEKLALRENNQPKTPKHQSTPKIPRSQLVQKMVLQAGGAKPKQSLSKLYAHSKSRSPARCRLSHLVDSTPPLTRSKRQLLTGITTPDKTATNRRKHTVDSADVKKRPKSGIMTRMRSLAASIQEKFSKKKKKKQVRVVTDSSEVDTGVQWMDLDSDQKTVQVADSSEPMDTSLPVSCFGTQKINLTAKMPNIRRKQVRKKELTTIPPKKSSEVITALHLQKIGVTSQQTSTSRQTCSKSTKTFVPVVVSAETSTTDLVTSCSQDLKKQKSTYLELPLSMLPTHRSETFKVLSPSPMISIPAEGMPFTVTTLSPKPISTPRKSPKVSTPQLKSSKLHPMSLQSPKDTKPSEEVSSVMMSSGKSSSMADRMFKHSQAATFQPPFQSLCPISANADDLADMSATSPVPLPQTFLSSSVQCTETATPKVSSQIETAVNATNVFELCGKQQTTKQETQLPLNKPATLVNPNDSLSQSQICNPAIPEIPNCDGQHVHSSISSIHPVSNPSSTMMPKSDEFSNRMVGADVGEEMPSALSQRVTFSTSTDTTVYATEEPSWNERPSCLYEKSASTRPYQSMAIQEIPPPQSAMIPEYGSINCAYGMTDFNSTVLTYYRHQGHFHSSYIQYGTGDPVMTQTALPKFHQTQPSISSWYSNLQAEPVDLSLHAQQRQGDSHQDLMCYETLNFSELSPQNTVCKESMTQTNLSIPSESCLPVLSMSDLMKGGIELDKTSTTNQPDSEVTCSLDIPSNATSVGQPSIMQKRTKWFEPKKKTLLVIPSVRSHQSEASLDKDIHSIEQSIPMLESKKRPFEESTNNDASLPDKKKIKMSTSGPQQSNISSFVGKPGSPQPAWTENCSECSRVESILEETPYSLINNVPCPDHFFKSTRQIISEYYDSRSFYNSRGKPHIVARDLVWRLYTVAELHGHRFNTLNSAIAEAIHLSVLDKSQCGEQTWLVKCIPFINSAVRKFFRVDFRKYWSLIEHRCDPSVC; encoded by the coding sequence ATGGATGGAGATCATCAAGACTTCAGCATGGAGGTTGACCTGGAGAGCAGCATCATACAGCCCATACAGCCAGTGAAGGTCAGGCTGGCCAATTACAGCAGACAGTCCAGTCCCTCCCCGCTGAGGCTGACCACAAAGGCACAACCCCTCCCCACAACTAGACAAGACAGCCAATCCCCATGCAGGACACTGAGGGATGGTGAAAGTGTTCCTCACACTCAAAGGAGGTCACCCAAGAGATCCACAGCACCAAAACTTCACAGAAGACATCAAAGTGCTCCATATCTGATCAATGCTCCCACAAAGATGAGGAGGATGTCACCTAGCAAACCTATGTCAACAGTCTCCAACCAGTTTTGTCAACTTCCAACACAGTATGTTACCAGATCCAGCATTCAACAACCGTCTCCCTTGACTTTGATGAATTTACAGCAGGAATCCAAATATCTTACAAGATCTCAAGTCAAGATTTGGAAGCAGAAGAGTTCGTGTCCCTATCATGAGAAGTTGGCTCTAAGGGAAAACAATCAGCCCAAGACTCCTAAACACCAGTCTACACCAAAGATTCCTCGCTCTCAACTAGTTCAGAAAATGGTCCTACAAGCAGGTGGTGCCAAACCAAAACAGAGTCTCTCCAAATTGTATGCACACTCTAAAAGCAGATCTCCAGCCAGATGCAGACTTTCTCATTTGGTAGATAGTACCCCTCCCTTGACAAGGTCCAAGAGACAGTTGTTGACAGGCATCACTACACCAGACAAAACAGCCACCAATAGACGCAAGCATACTGTGGACAGTGCGGACGTGAAGAAGAGACCTAAGAGTGGAATCATGACTAGGATGAGAAGTCTTGCAGCAAGTATCCAGGAAAAATTctcaaagaaaaagaagaagaagcaGGTGAGAGTCGTAACTGACTCATCCGAAGTTGACACTGGTGTTCAATGGATGGACCTAGACTCTGATCAGAAGACAGTTCAAGTAGCAGACTCCAGTGAGCCTATGGACACATCCCTACCTGTTAGCTGTTTTGGGACCCAAAAGATCAACTTAACTGCAAAGATGCCCAACATTAGAAGGAAGCAAGTAAGAAAGAAGGAATTAACCACAATCCCACCCAAGAAGTCCAGCGAAGTGATCACAGCTCTCCATCTACAGAAAATTGGTGTGACATCCCAACAGACTTCTACATCCAGACAAACATGCTCCAAGAGTACCAAAACCTTTGTTCCAGTTGTAGTGTCTGCAGAAACTAGTACAACAGATTTAGTAACATCTTGCTCACAGGATCTAAAGAAACAGAAGTCAACCTACCTAGAGCTGCCTTTGTCCATGCTGCCTACACACAGATCAGAAACATTTAAGGTTTTGTCTCCTTCACCCATGATTTCAATCCCAGCTGAAGGAATGCCATTCACAGTTACAACTTTGTCACCAAAGCCTATTTCTACACCAAGAAAGTCACCAAAGGTTTCGACTCCTCAGCTTAAAAGTTCCAAACTACATCCCATGTCTCTCCAATCACCAAAGGACACCAAACCATCAGAAGAAGTCTCATCAGTGATGATGTCCTCAGGAAAATCTTCCAGTATGGCTGACCGTATGTTCAAACATTCCCAGGCAGCAACATTCCAGCCACCATTCCAAAGCCTGTGTCCCATCAGTGCCAATGCAGATGACTTAGCAGATATGTCTGCTACATCTCCTGTACCACTGCCACAGACTTTCCTGTCATCATCAGTCCAATGTACAGAGACTGCAACTCCTAAAGTGTCGTCACAAATAGAGACTGCTGTGAATGCAACAAATGTGTTTGAACTTTGCGGCAAGCAACAGACAACAAAACAAGAAACTCAGCTGCCTTTGAACAAACCTGCCACTTTGGTAAATCCAAATGACAGCTTATCTCAGTCACAGATATGTAACCCAGCCATTCCAGAGATCCCAAATTGTGATGGTCAGCACGTTCACTCATCTATCTCCAGTATCCATCCAGTGTCAAACCCCTCATCCACAATGATGCCAAAAAGCGATGAATTCAGCAACAGAATGGTAGGAGCAGATGTCGGTGAAGAGATGCCATCAGCTTTGTCCCAAAGAGTTACCTTCTCAACTTCCACAGATACAACAGTGTATGCAACAGAAGAGCCAAGCTGGAACGAGAGACCTTCATGCCTTTATGAAAAATCAGCATCTACGAGACCATATCAATCCATGGCCATTCAGGAAATTCCTCCTCCCCAGTCCGCCATGATTCCTGAGTATGGTTCCATCAATTGTGCCTACGGAATGACTGATTTTAACTCCACTGTGTTGACATACTACAGACACCAAGGACATTTCCACAGCAGCTATATTCAGTACGGGACTGGTGATCCAGTGATGACACAAACAGCCTTGCCGAAGTTCCATCAAACCCAGCCAAGTATCTCCTCCTGGTATTCCAATCTCCAAGCAGAGCCTGTGGACCTGTCACTTCATGCTCAGCAAAGGCAAGGTGATTCCCACCAGGATCTGATGTGTTATGAAACTCTGAACTTTAGTGAACTTTCACCCCAGAACACAGTGTGCAAGGAATCCATGACACAGACAAACTTGTCAATTCCTTCTGAATCCTGCCTCCCTGTGCTGTCAATGAGTGATTTGATGAAAGGTGGAATAGAGTTGGACAAAACCTCAACAACGAACCAACCAGATTCAGAAGTCACCTGCAGCCTCGACATACCTTCAAATGCAACTTCAGTAGGCCAACCCTCAATCATGCAGAAAAGGACAAAGTGGTTTGAGCCAAAGAAGAAGACACTTCTGGTGATTCCCAGTGTCCGTAGCCACCAGAGTGAAGCTTCTCTTGACAAGGATATCCATTCGATAGAACAATCAATTCCAATGCTGGAGTCCAAAAAGAGACCTTTTGAAGAATCCACCAACAATGATGCTTCTTTGCCAGACAAGAAAAAGATCAAAATGTCGACCAGTGGACCACAACAATCCAATATTTCCTCATTCGTCGGAAAGCCAGGTAGTCCCCAGCCAGCATGGACAGAGAACTGCTCTGAGTGTTCCCGTGTTGAGAGTATCCTGGAAGAAACACCTTACTCCCTCATCAATAATGTACCCTGTCCAGACCATTTCTTCAAGTCCACCAGGCAGATCATCAGTGAATACTACGACTCTCGGTCATTCTATAACTCCAGAGGAAAGCCTCACATCGTGGCCCGAGACCTTGTTTGGCGTCTCTATACAGTAGCCGAACTTCATGGACACCGCTTCAACACTCTGAACTCCGCCATTGCTGAAGCCATCCATCTTTCCGTTCTTGACAAATCGCAATGTGGTGAACAGACTTGGCTTGTAAAATGCATTCCCTTCATCAACAGTGCAGTTCGAAAATTCTTCCGTGTTGACTTTCGCAAGTATTGGAGCCTTATTGAACACAGATGTGATCCAAGTGTGTGTTAA
- the LOC105328822 gene encoding afadin- and alpha-actinin-binding protein isoform X1, with amino-acid sequence MADLGVLKSTPGGHDFLHDFSTTLQQMMGDLDFSTFRVSEESGCDENTFCTPDTIDQCISFLNQELLSLGFKALSYDNQTKMTCLINRLYQILRLFQRHGRTKEELENRLRRVTSECEHYQGTIARLKTEKEKLLRDVCVEQEKSRQLLVKHKTNSSKLKSEKEEVKRLLSVIRDRDTQYKHDLKKKERESNKLKERINQLLADKTPNRRVGLDIAFSLQSSDGKRSQWRSTSNKQEEMYQHLMTGYEAKQKELLVENNELRTSLSHVHRDISKALGLSHHLTSHSTKVTTSPDSESCSSDEESNYPSVTDCSSNDIDGYFQMPYDMIRENLENMFKERLKRLKERKKRKLPSPTKSTKSSPSRLSTAKPYDMEQFKKEMEILKRQIKTYEEQIERHKREKENYKEVIQQQEDMIQNSIQTHKHQNSGEVFLDDSKLVQEKESLLEQKKLFHEEKTNFLEERKQFTEAAIKLGKERRAIEEEKTTILKNQFLQISPFRSPTEKSTPQKDSVRLLPSTPLFSPAPSGQPKTPSTVELFRFLGITPQEQFLQHKNSTLDDSSSELKRSHSSEYLNNSTMTNSAHNDLSLFAGQLDSARKTLFHRRSSTGSNEDLGV; translated from the exons ATGGCTGACTTAGGTGTGCTGAAGTCGACACCGGGCGGCCATGACTTTCTCCACGATTTCTCCACCACCCTGCAGCAGATGATGGGGGACCTGGATTTTTCTACCTTTCGTGTTTCGGAGGAATCGGGCTGTGATGAGAACACTTTCTGTACCCCGGACACCATCGATCAGTGCATTTCCTTCCTGaaccag gAATTACTCTCTCTTGGGTTTAAAGCTTTATCCTATGACAACCAGACTAAGATGACATGCCTAATAAATCGCCTGTATCAGATTCTACGGCTATTCCAGAGGCATGGCCGCACAAAGGAGGAACTAGAAAATAG gctTCGTCGGGTGACCAGTGAATGTGAACATTATCAGGGTACCATAGCAAGGCTCAAGACAGAGAAGGAAAAACTTCTGAGGGACGTGTGTGTGGAACAGGAGAAAAGTCGACAGCTGTTGGTCAAGCACAAGACCAACTCTTCCAAGCTCAAGTCCGAGAAAGAGGAG GTGAAGAGGCTGCTGAGTGTGATCAGAGACCGGGACACCCAGTACAAGCACGACCTGAAGAAGAAGGAGCGAGAGAGCAATAAGCTGAAGGAGAGGATCAACCAGCTGCTGGCCGACAAGACGCCCAACAGGAGAGTGG GCTTGGATATTGCTTTCTCCCTACAGAGTTCTGATGGCAAACGAAGCCAGTGGAGGTCTACGTCTAACAA ACAAGAAGAGATGTACCAGCACCTAATGACAGGGTATGAGGCCAAACAGAAGGAACTGCTGGTGGAGAACAATGAGTTGAGGACCAGTCTTTCTCACGTTCACAGGGACATCAGTAAAGCCCTGGGACTCAGCCATCATCTCACCTCTCATTCCACAAAG GTCACGACATCTCCAGATTCCGAGTCCTGTTCCAGTGATGAGGAGTCTAATTACCCATCAGTCACTGACTGCAGCTCAAACGACATTGATG GTTACTTCCAGATGCCTTATGACATGATTAGAGAAAATTTAGAGAACATGTTTAAAGAACGGTTAAAGAGATTAAAGGAAAGGAAAAAGAGGAAACTGCCAA GTCCAACCAAATCCACTAAATCTAGTCCGTCCAGACTGTCTACAGCCAAGCCTTATGACATGGAACAGTTCAAGAAAGAAATGGAAATACTGAAAAGGCAGATCAAGACCTATGAAGAGCAGATAGAGAGACACAAGAGAGAGAAGGAGAATTACAAGGAGGTGATACAGCAGCAAGAGGACATGATACAG aATTCCATTCAAACACATAAACATCAGAACTCAGGGGAGGTATTTTTGGATGATTCCAAGCTTGTACAGGAAAAGGAAAGTCTCCTGGAGCAGAAGAAATTGTTTCACGAGGAGAAAACAAACTTCTTGGAGGAGAGAAAGCAGTTCACAGAGGCAGCCATTAAATTGGGGAAAGAG AGAAGGGCAATAGAAGAAGAAAAGACCACCATTTTGAAAAACCAGTTCCTCCAGATATCTCCATTTAGATCACCGACAGAGAAATCCACTCCTCAAAAAG ATTCAGTCCGCCTCCTTCCTTCCACTCCTCTGTTTTCCCCTGCACCATCAGGGCAGCCAAAAACTCCCTCCACCGTGGAACTCTTTAGATTCCTTGGGATAACTCCTCAGGAACAGTTTCT TCAGCACAAAAACTCTACTCTGGATGACAGCAGCAGTGAACTGAAGCGCTCACACAGCTCTGAGTACCTGAATAACAGCACAATGACCAACTCGGCTCACAACGACCTATCTCTATTTGCTGGACAGTTGGACTCGGCGAGAAAGACATTGTTTCACCGACGCTCCAGTACAGGGAGTAATGAAGACCTTGGGGTGTAG
- the LOC105328822 gene encoding afadin- and alpha-actinin-binding protein isoform X2, producing MLLQWGCHILDTVEELLSLGFKALSYDNQTKMTCLINRLYQILRLFQRHGRTKEELENRLRRVTSECEHYQGTIARLKTEKEKLLRDVCVEQEKSRQLLVKHKTNSSKLKSEKEEVKRLLSVIRDRDTQYKHDLKKKERESNKLKERINQLLADKTPNRRVGLDIAFSLQSSDGKRSQWRSTSNKQEEMYQHLMTGYEAKQKELLVENNELRTSLSHVHRDISKALGLSHHLTSHSTKVTTSPDSESCSSDEESNYPSVTDCSSNDIDGYFQMPYDMIRENLENMFKERLKRLKERKKRKLPSPTKSTKSSPSRLSTAKPYDMEQFKKEMEILKRQIKTYEEQIERHKREKENYKEVIQQQEDMIQNSIQTHKHQNSGEVFLDDSKLVQEKESLLEQKKLFHEEKTNFLEERKQFTEAAIKLGKERRAIEEEKTTILKNQFLQISPFRSPTEKSTPQKDSVRLLPSTPLFSPAPSGQPKTPSTVELFRFLGITPQEQFLQHKNSTLDDSSSELKRSHSSEYLNNSTMTNSAHNDLSLFAGQLDSARKTLFHRRSSTGSNEDLGV from the exons ATGCTGCTTCAGTGGGGCTGTCATATCCTGGACACTGTGGAG gAATTACTCTCTCTTGGGTTTAAAGCTTTATCCTATGACAACCAGACTAAGATGACATGCCTAATAAATCGCCTGTATCAGATTCTACGGCTATTCCAGAGGCATGGCCGCACAAAGGAGGAACTAGAAAATAG gctTCGTCGGGTGACCAGTGAATGTGAACATTATCAGGGTACCATAGCAAGGCTCAAGACAGAGAAGGAAAAACTTCTGAGGGACGTGTGTGTGGAACAGGAGAAAAGTCGACAGCTGTTGGTCAAGCACAAGACCAACTCTTCCAAGCTCAAGTCCGAGAAAGAGGAG GTGAAGAGGCTGCTGAGTGTGATCAGAGACCGGGACACCCAGTACAAGCACGACCTGAAGAAGAAGGAGCGAGAGAGCAATAAGCTGAAGGAGAGGATCAACCAGCTGCTGGCCGACAAGACGCCCAACAGGAGAGTGG GCTTGGATATTGCTTTCTCCCTACAGAGTTCTGATGGCAAACGAAGCCAGTGGAGGTCTACGTCTAACAA ACAAGAAGAGATGTACCAGCACCTAATGACAGGGTATGAGGCCAAACAGAAGGAACTGCTGGTGGAGAACAATGAGTTGAGGACCAGTCTTTCTCACGTTCACAGGGACATCAGTAAAGCCCTGGGACTCAGCCATCATCTCACCTCTCATTCCACAAAG GTCACGACATCTCCAGATTCCGAGTCCTGTTCCAGTGATGAGGAGTCTAATTACCCATCAGTCACTGACTGCAGCTCAAACGACATTGATG GTTACTTCCAGATGCCTTATGACATGATTAGAGAAAATTTAGAGAACATGTTTAAAGAACGGTTAAAGAGATTAAAGGAAAGGAAAAAGAGGAAACTGCCAA GTCCAACCAAATCCACTAAATCTAGTCCGTCCAGACTGTCTACAGCCAAGCCTTATGACATGGAACAGTTCAAGAAAGAAATGGAAATACTGAAAAGGCAGATCAAGACCTATGAAGAGCAGATAGAGAGACACAAGAGAGAGAAGGAGAATTACAAGGAGGTGATACAGCAGCAAGAGGACATGATACAG aATTCCATTCAAACACATAAACATCAGAACTCAGGGGAGGTATTTTTGGATGATTCCAAGCTTGTACAGGAAAAGGAAAGTCTCCTGGAGCAGAAGAAATTGTTTCACGAGGAGAAAACAAACTTCTTGGAGGAGAGAAAGCAGTTCACAGAGGCAGCCATTAAATTGGGGAAAGAG AGAAGGGCAATAGAAGAAGAAAAGACCACCATTTTGAAAAACCAGTTCCTCCAGATATCTCCATTTAGATCACCGACAGAGAAATCCACTCCTCAAAAAG ATTCAGTCCGCCTCCTTCCTTCCACTCCTCTGTTTTCCCCTGCACCATCAGGGCAGCCAAAAACTCCCTCCACCGTGGAACTCTTTAGATTCCTTGGGATAACTCCTCAGGAACAGTTTCT TCAGCACAAAAACTCTACTCTGGATGACAGCAGCAGTGAACTGAAGCGCTCACACAGCTCTGAGTACCTGAATAACAGCACAATGACCAACTCGGCTCACAACGACCTATCTCTATTTGCTGGACAGTTGGACTCGGCGAGAAAGACATTGTTTCACCGACGCTCCAGTACAGGGAGTAATGAAGACCTTGGGGTGTAG
- the LOC105328783 gene encoding uncharacterized protein isoform X1, with amino-acid sequence MSMDFRKNTYRPNRPDSRFRTSYALMSQWMMQLGNRSNAPVEGYVSQPNFPTKHSAGNVYGRRSRMVNSDGAPSPYNPDAAQLAAMDESIPPHLRFSTNNGYDDFHKSYQQVSQQFPNKHFPVFGPPKLRHGRAGGSWRHVKEVLQAGGRRIVFVDGQIAYEDSIKIDDVPRGHLIKPDARQDRPLSRSQSFSQNRDRRPDATIYGLERKKGMEQGNWAVMR; translated from the exons ATGTCTATGGACTTTCGGAAAAATACGTATAGGCCAAATCGACCTGATTCCAGATTTAG GACGAGCTATGCCTTGATGTCACAATGGATGATGCAGTTAGGAAACCGATCAAATGCTCCTGTGGAGGGCTACGTCTCACAGCCCAATTTTCCAACCAAACACAGCGCGGGAAACGTTTACGGCAGACGGTCTAGAATGGTTAACTCAGACGGAGCTCCAAGTCCGTACAACCCAGATGCTGCACAGCTAGCAGCG ATGGACGAATCCATTCCTCCACACCTTCGATTCTCCACAAACAACGGATACGACGACTTCCACAAATCTTACCAGCAAGTCAGCCAGCAGTTCCCAAACAAACACTTCCCAGTATTTGGTCCACCAAA GCTTCGACACGGGCGGGCGGGAGGAAGCTGGCGTCACGTGAAGGAAGTCCTACAGGCTGGCGGGCGACGCATTGTATTTGTCGATG GTCAAATTGCATATGAAGATAGTATAAAGATTGATGATGTGCCCAGAGGTCATTTGATTAAGCCTGACGCTCGCCAAGATCGGCCATTGAGTAGAAGCCAGTCATTCTCACAAAACCGAGACCGCAGACCTGACG CAACAATTTACGGACTTGAGAGGAAGAAAGGGATGGAGCAGGGAAACTGGGCAGTGATGCGATAA
- the LOC105328783 gene encoding uncharacterized protein isoform X4 has translation MSMDFRKNTYRPNRPDSRFRTSYALMSQWMMQLGNRSNAPVEGYVSQPNFPTKHSAGNVYGRRSRMVNSDGAPSPYNPDAAQLAAMDESIPPHLRFSTNNGYDDFHKSYQQVSQQFPNKHFPVFGPPKLRHGRAGGSWRHVKEVLQAGGRRIVFVDEKNRPTEKQIFDRRDRAKILYQPGERNIPVQQFTDLRGRKGWSRETGQ, from the exons ATGTCTATGGACTTTCGGAAAAATACGTATAGGCCAAATCGACCTGATTCCAGATTTAG GACGAGCTATGCCTTGATGTCACAATGGATGATGCAGTTAGGAAACCGATCAAATGCTCCTGTGGAGGGCTACGTCTCACAGCCCAATTTTCCAACCAAACACAGCGCGGGAAACGTTTACGGCAGACGGTCTAGAATGGTTAACTCAGACGGAGCTCCAAGTCCGTACAACCCAGATGCTGCACAGCTAGCAGCG ATGGACGAATCCATTCCTCCACACCTTCGATTCTCCACAAACAACGGATACGACGACTTCCACAAATCTTACCAGCAAGTCAGCCAGCAGTTCCCAAACAAACACTTCCCAGTATTTGGTCCACCAAA GCTTCGACACGGGCGGGCGGGAGGAAGCTGGCGTCACGTGAAGGAAGTCCTACAGGCTGGCGGGCGACGCATTGTATTTGTCGATG AGAAAAACAGACCAACAGAAAAGCAAATCTTTGATCGCCGCGA TCGCGCCAAAATTCTATACCAACCAGGCGAGCGTAACATCCCAGTT CAACAATTTACGGACTTGAGAGGAAGAAAGGGATGGAGCAGGGAAACTGGGCAGTGA
- the LOC105328783 gene encoding uncharacterized protein isoform X2 — protein sequence MSMDFRKNTYRPNRPDSRFRTSYALMSQWMMQLGNRSNAPVEGYVSQPNFPTKHSAGNVYGRRSRMVNSDGAPSPYNPDAAQLAAMDESIPPHLRFSTNNGYDDFHKSYQQVSQQFPNKHFPVFGPPKLRHGRAGGSWRHVKEVLQAGGRRIVFVDGQIAYEDSIKIDDVPRGHLIKPDARQDRPLSRSQSFSQNRDRRPDVAPKFYTNQASVTSQFNNLRT from the exons ATGTCTATGGACTTTCGGAAAAATACGTATAGGCCAAATCGACCTGATTCCAGATTTAG GACGAGCTATGCCTTGATGTCACAATGGATGATGCAGTTAGGAAACCGATCAAATGCTCCTGTGGAGGGCTACGTCTCACAGCCCAATTTTCCAACCAAACACAGCGCGGGAAACGTTTACGGCAGACGGTCTAGAATGGTTAACTCAGACGGAGCTCCAAGTCCGTACAACCCAGATGCTGCACAGCTAGCAGCG ATGGACGAATCCATTCCTCCACACCTTCGATTCTCCACAAACAACGGATACGACGACTTCCACAAATCTTACCAGCAAGTCAGCCAGCAGTTCCCAAACAAACACTTCCCAGTATTTGGTCCACCAAA GCTTCGACACGGGCGGGCGGGAGGAAGCTGGCGTCACGTGAAGGAAGTCCTACAGGCTGGCGGGCGACGCATTGTATTTGTCGATG GTCAAATTGCATATGAAGATAGTATAAAGATTGATGATGTGCCCAGAGGTCATTTGATTAAGCCTGACGCTCGCCAAGATCGGCCATTGAGTAGAAGCCAGTCATTCTCACAAAACCGAGACCGCAGACCTGACG TCGCGCCAAAATTCTATACCAACCAGGCGAGCGTAACATCCCAGTT CAACAATTTACGGACTTGA
- the LOC105328783 gene encoding uncharacterized protein isoform X3, giving the protein MSMDFRKNTYRPNRPDSRFRTSYALMSQWMMQLGNRSNAPVEGYVSQPNFPTKHSAGNVYGRRSRMVNSDGAPSPYNPDAAQLAAMDESIPPHLRFSTNNGYDDFHKSYQQVSQQFPNKHFPVFGPPKLRHGRAGGSWRHVKEVLQAGGRRIVFVDGQIAYEDSIKIDDVPRGHLIKPDARQDRPLSRSQSFSQNRDRRPDAFPAIEQPVNMD; this is encoded by the exons ATGTCTATGGACTTTCGGAAAAATACGTATAGGCCAAATCGACCTGATTCCAGATTTAG GACGAGCTATGCCTTGATGTCACAATGGATGATGCAGTTAGGAAACCGATCAAATGCTCCTGTGGAGGGCTACGTCTCACAGCCCAATTTTCCAACCAAACACAGCGCGGGAAACGTTTACGGCAGACGGTCTAGAATGGTTAACTCAGACGGAGCTCCAAGTCCGTACAACCCAGATGCTGCACAGCTAGCAGCG ATGGACGAATCCATTCCTCCACACCTTCGATTCTCCACAAACAACGGATACGACGACTTCCACAAATCTTACCAGCAAGTCAGCCAGCAGTTCCCAAACAAACACTTCCCAGTATTTGGTCCACCAAA GCTTCGACACGGGCGGGCGGGAGGAAGCTGGCGTCACGTGAAGGAAGTCCTACAGGCTGGCGGGCGACGCATTGTATTTGTCGATG GTCAAATTGCATATGAAGATAGTATAAAGATTGATGATGTGCCCAGAGGTCATTTGATTAAGCCTGACGCTCGCCAAGATCGGCCATTGAGTAGAAGCCAGTCATTCTCACAAAACCGAGACCGCAGACCTGACG CTTTCCCTGCAATAGAACAACCCGTCAACATGGACTAA